Proteins from a single region of Streptomyces sp. HUAS 15-9:
- a CDS encoding type III PLP-dependent enzyme — MTTSTNAGDEQAASARDLVARYGSPLYVYDLDRVARARADLRAALPDGVTLFYSLKANPHPGLVRALREGPGGCRAEVCSTGELASALEAGHPAESILYSGPGKTAGELAVALTEGVRTFSVESAGDLRRLGAQAVRQGVVAQVLLRVNSAAAAATTSIRMTGTPSQFGIDAETLPGLLPALLDVPGTEVAGAHFFPLSNSKDEESLIAEFTATIEQAATLESELGLPLRMLDIGGGFAAPYSVPGDRPVYPNLKAALEKALDTRLPHWREGGVEIACESGRHLVGDSGRLLTSVTNVKESRGRTFAILDAGINTLGGMAGLGRLLPLSVDPAFHRTGEPVPVSLAGPLCTPGDLLSRSARMPPPEPGDVLAVPNMGAYGPTASLLLFLGRPAPVELLLSGGEVVSASRLVTTRTEVA; from the coding sequence GTGACCACGTCCACCAACGCAGGCGATGAACAGGCCGCGTCGGCCCGGGACTTGGTCGCTCGCTACGGCTCCCCGCTCTACGTGTACGACCTCGACCGGGTGGCCCGCGCCCGCGCCGATCTGCGCGCCGCCCTGCCCGACGGGGTCACGCTGTTCTACTCGCTCAAGGCCAACCCGCACCCGGGCCTGGTGCGGGCGCTGCGCGAGGGCCCCGGTGGCTGCCGGGCCGAGGTGTGCTCCACCGGTGAGCTGGCCTCGGCCCTGGAGGCCGGGCATCCCGCGGAGTCGATCCTCTACTCGGGTCCGGGCAAGACCGCCGGTGAGCTGGCCGTGGCGCTCACCGAGGGGGTGCGCACGTTCTCCGTGGAGTCGGCGGGCGATCTGCGCCGGCTCGGCGCCCAGGCGGTGCGCCAGGGGGTGGTGGCCCAGGTGCTGCTGCGCGTCAACAGCGCGGCGGCCGCGGCCACGACCAGCATCCGGATGACCGGAACCCCGTCGCAGTTCGGCATCGATGCGGAGACCCTGCCGGGCCTGCTGCCCGCCCTGCTCGACGTGCCGGGCACGGAGGTGGCCGGGGCGCACTTCTTCCCGCTGTCCAACTCCAAGGACGAGGAGAGCCTGATCGCCGAGTTCACGGCGACGATCGAGCAGGCAGCGACGCTGGAGAGCGAACTCGGCCTGCCGCTGCGGATGCTGGACATCGGCGGGGGCTTCGCGGCGCCGTACTCGGTGCCGGGCGACCGGCCCGTGTACCCGAATCTGAAGGCCGCCCTGGAGAAGGCCCTGGACACCCGGCTGCCGCACTGGCGCGAGGGCGGGGTGGAGATCGCCTGCGAGTCGGGCCGCCACCTGGTCGGCGACAGCGGGCGACTGCTGACGTCCGTGACCAACGTCAAGGAGAGCCGGGGCCGCACCTTCGCGATCCTCGACGCCGGCATCAACACCCTCGGCGGCATGGCGGGCCTCGGCCGACTGCTGCCGCTTTCCGTGGACCCGGCCTTCCACCGCACCGGCGAGCCGGTGCCCGTCAGCCTCGCGGGCCCGCTGTGCACACCCGGCGACCTGCTGTCCCGCTCGGCGCGGATGCCGCCGCCGGAGCCGGGCGATGTGCTCGCGGTGCCGAACATGGGCGCCTACGGCCCCACCGCCAGCCTGCTCCTCTTCCTGGGCCGGCCGGCTCCGGTGGAGCTGCTGCTCAGCGGCGGCGAGGTGGTCTCGGCCTCGCGCCTCGTCACGACCCGTACCGAAGTCGCATAA
- a CDS encoding AMP-binding protein — protein sequence MDENLTEDARLLHHLVDAQAAARPQDVAVRDARDSWTWEQLAAQTRAAADWLRRAGVTPGDRIVVRLPNVRETTALLHAASRVGAALVPISAEMKEFHLRAVIADCEPRLVVVTDGAGEWVSGLTERPVYEVGGLWAELAADGDGAEAGQASDAPAVLIYTSGSTATPKGIICPHAQMLFAARSINEVLGYRADDTVFVRVPLSFDYGLFQMLLCAVSGATLVLADSEADSKLHILIRESGATVLPLVPSLGGPLIRLAQRDPRPTRLRMFTSTGAALEQRIIDGLWKCFPGARVVRMYGISECKRITIMPPDQDRERPGSCGLPIPGTRVAILDPDGNEVPAEESGEITVTGPHVMAGYWNLPEITARTYRPDPGTGETRLFTGDYGRVDADGYLYFEGRRDDMFKRKGMRVSTIEIEGAAMDIPGVRNAAALKPTADRDLMIFVESDELTPQAVLRELATRLEAVKVPALCKVLDAFPLTSNGKNAKQQLAAMLDAEAAK from the coding sequence GTGGACGAGAACCTGACCGAGGACGCGAGGCTGCTGCACCACCTCGTCGACGCACAGGCCGCCGCACGTCCGCAGGACGTCGCCGTGCGCGACGCCCGGGACTCCTGGACCTGGGAGCAGCTCGCGGCGCAGACCCGGGCGGCCGCCGACTGGCTGCGCCGGGCCGGTGTGACGCCGGGCGACCGGATCGTCGTACGCCTGCCGAACGTGCGCGAGACGACGGCGCTGCTGCACGCGGCATCCCGGGTCGGTGCCGCGCTGGTGCCGATCAGCGCCGAGATGAAGGAGTTCCATCTGCGCGCGGTGATCGCCGACTGCGAGCCGCGGCTCGTGGTGGTCACGGACGGCGCCGGCGAGTGGGTGTCGGGCCTGACCGAGCGACCGGTGTACGAAGTGGGCGGCCTGTGGGCCGAGTTGGCGGCCGACGGCGATGGAGCCGAGGCCGGCCAGGCATCCGACGCCCCGGCCGTGCTCATCTACACCTCGGGCTCCACCGCCACCCCCAAGGGCATCATCTGCCCGCACGCGCAGATGCTGTTCGCGGCACGGTCCATCAACGAGGTGCTCGGCTACCGCGCCGACGACACCGTCTTCGTCCGCGTCCCGCTCTCCTTCGACTACGGCCTCTTCCAGATGCTGCTGTGCGCGGTGTCCGGCGCGACCCTGGTCCTCGCCGACTCCGAGGCGGACTCCAAGCTGCACATCCTGATCCGGGAGAGCGGCGCCACGGTGCTGCCGCTGGTGCCGTCGCTGGGCGGTCCGCTGATCCGGCTGGCGCAGCGCGACCCGCGCCCGACCCGGCTGCGCATGTTCACCAGCACCGGTGCGGCGCTGGAGCAGCGGATCATCGACGGCCTGTGGAAGTGCTTCCCGGGTGCCCGGGTGGTGCGGATGTATGGCATCTCGGAGTGCAAGCGCATCACGATCATGCCGCCGGACCAGGACCGCGAGCGTCCCGGCTCCTGCGGTCTGCCGATCCCGGGGACCCGGGTGGCGATCCTCGACCCGGACGGCAACGAGGTGCCGGCCGAGGAGAGCGGCGAGATCACGGTGACCGGTCCGCATGTCATGGCCGGCTACTGGAACCTGCCGGAGATCACCGCGCGCACCTACCGGCCCGACCCGGGGACCGGCGAGACCCGCCTGTTCACCGGCGACTACGGCCGCGTCGACGCCGACGGCTACCTCTACTTCGAGGGCCGCCGTGACGACATGTTCAAGCGCAAGGGCATGCGGGTGTCCACGATCGAGATCGAGGGCGCCGCGATGGACATCCCGGGAGTGCGCAACGCGGCCGCCCTCAAGCCGACCGCCGACCGCGACCTGATGATCTTCGTGGAGTCGGACGAGCTGACCCCGCAGGCGGTGCTGCGCGAGCTGGCGACGCGGCTGGAGGCCGTGAAGGTGCCCGCGCTGTGCAAGGTGCTCGACGCCTTCCCGCTGACCTCGAACGGCAAGAACGCCAAGCAGCAGCTGGCGGCGATGCTCGACGCCGAGGCCGCCAAGTGA
- a CDS encoding AMP-binding protein: MATRVFSGREERLTSGEGAYAGSLHGLFLRGLSVSGDRECFRVDGHGTTYAEAHREALALAGALVEVCRGVPRTVAVLGSKSGEAYTGLLAALYLGARAVPLHPDFPSVRNRAVLEAAEADAVIADARGVAAYERIGMPGVPLVSAGQGPLPGTPLDAPRAVDPEDTAYILFTSGSTGRPKGVPTTHRAVDSYFRTLRGRYDFGPGDVFTQTFDLTFDCAMFDLFCAWGAGARVVPLPMRAYRALPEFLAEERVTVWFSTPGAIALAGRSGALAAGALDGLRWSLFAGEPLHRHDAEAWQAAAPHSTVENLYGPTELTITVTAHRLTAATPDERYVNGVVPIGPVYGTLDHVLLGPDGSTGGDEGELCVTGPQMFDGYLDPAENEGRFLEHDGRRWYRTGDRVRRWPDGEIAYLGRADDQVQVRGWRVELSEVSHAVRALDGVEDAVTVAVPADGSHELVAFYTGRASQSALLAKELNADLPKAMVPRLLTHLDEFPMNANRKIDRSALRSRARTLLDRGRSTPGRPDADLPRTTDGDPATAN, from the coding sequence ATGGCGACCCGGGTCTTCTCCGGCCGCGAGGAGCGGCTGACGTCCGGCGAGGGCGCGTACGCGGGCAGTCTGCACGGGCTGTTCCTGCGCGGGCTCTCCGTGTCGGGCGACCGGGAGTGCTTCCGGGTCGACGGGCACGGCACCACCTATGCCGAGGCGCACCGGGAGGCGCTCGCGCTCGCCGGGGCGCTGGTCGAGGTGTGCCGGGGCGTGCCGCGGACCGTGGCGGTGCTCGGCAGCAAGAGCGGAGAGGCGTACACCGGGCTGCTGGCCGCGCTCTACCTGGGGGCACGGGCCGTACCGCTGCACCCGGACTTCCCCTCCGTCCGTAACCGTGCCGTGCTGGAGGCCGCCGAGGCCGACGCCGTGATCGCCGACGCCCGGGGTGTGGCGGCGTACGAGCGGATCGGCATGCCCGGCGTGCCCCTCGTCTCGGCGGGCCAAGGACCGCTTCCCGGCACCCCGCTGGACGCGCCGCGCGCGGTGGACCCGGAGGACACCGCCTACATCCTGTTCACGTCCGGCTCGACGGGCCGCCCCAAGGGGGTGCCGACCACGCACCGCGCCGTCGACAGCTACTTCCGTACGCTGCGCGGCCGTTACGACTTCGGGCCCGGTGACGTCTTCACCCAGACCTTCGACCTGACCTTCGACTGCGCGATGTTCGACCTGTTCTGCGCGTGGGGCGCGGGCGCCCGCGTCGTACCGCTGCCGATGCGGGCGTACCGGGCGCTACCGGAGTTCCTCGCCGAGGAGCGCGTGACGGTGTGGTTCTCGACGCCGGGGGCCATCGCCCTCGCCGGCCGCTCGGGGGCGCTGGCGGCGGGCGCCCTGGACGGGCTGCGCTGGTCGCTGTTCGCGGGCGAGCCGCTGCACCGGCACGACGCGGAGGCGTGGCAGGCCGCGGCACCGCACAGCACGGTGGAGAACCTGTACGGCCCGACGGAGCTGACCATCACCGTGACCGCCCACCGCCTCACGGCCGCCACCCCCGACGAGCGGTACGTCAACGGTGTCGTCCCCATCGGGCCCGTGTACGGCACGCTCGACCATGTGCTGCTCGGACCCGACGGCTCCACCGGCGGCGACGAGGGCGAACTGTGCGTCACCGGGCCGCAGATGTTCGACGGCTATCTCGACCCCGCCGAGAACGAGGGCCGCTTCCTCGAGCACGACGGGCGCCGCTGGTACCGCACGGGTGACCGGGTACGCCGCTGGCCGGACGGCGAGATCGCCTATCTGGGCCGGGCGGACGACCAGGTGCAGGTGCGGGGCTGGCGGGTGGAGCTGTCCGAGGTCAGCCACGCCGTGCGCGCCCTGGACGGGGTGGAGGACGCCGTCACGGTCGCCGTGCCCGCGGACGGCAGCCATGAGCTGGTCGCCTTCTACACCGGCCGCGCGTCCCAGAGCGCCCTGCTCGCCAAGGAGTTGAACGCGGACCTGCCCAAGGCGATGGTGCCGCGGCTGCTGACGCACCTGGACGAGTTCCCGATGAACGCCAACCGCAAGATCGACCGCTCCGCCCTCAGGTCCCGCGCGCGGACGCTCCTGGACCGCGGCCGCAGCACCCCGGGCCGACCCGACGCCGATCTGCCTCGGACCACTGACGGCGATCCTGCCACGGCCAACTGA
- a CDS encoding ACP S-malonyltransferase yields MGPTRFRELGRFLLLDSHAKKLLPVADDVLGHSLFEAFRESEDEYAPAAQVAFMVVCTALAERAREDLGIEPAVCTGPSFGEKPAIGFSGALDFADAVRMTAALARCTAQYFAREHRDVVTQSFVRAPAAPLRELFAGMDARGAWHEVACRLDEGFQMVSVREDELGAFQGELRSIGALPLYVMRPPMHSSLFTGLRELAAREVIDALPLRDPLLPLIADQDGTELTTAAGLRQMLLDHFVRPVDWPATLDALRARGIERLVIAGPDALFGRVESATSRFEVVPVSPERTPRAPSTRPATATATAAAGV; encoded by the coding sequence ATGGGGCCGACACGCTTCCGGGAACTCGGGCGCTTCCTGCTTCTCGATTCCCATGCCAAGAAGCTGCTTCCGGTCGCGGACGACGTCCTCGGCCATTCCCTTTTCGAGGCGTTCCGGGAGAGCGAGGACGAGTACGCCCCGGCGGCCCAGGTCGCCTTCATGGTGGTGTGCACGGCGCTCGCCGAACGGGCCCGCGAAGACCTCGGCATCGAGCCGGCGGTGTGCACCGGACCCAGTTTCGGCGAGAAGCCCGCCATCGGCTTCAGCGGGGCGCTCGACTTCGCGGACGCGGTGCGGATGACGGCCGCTCTGGCGCGCTGCACCGCGCAGTACTTCGCGCGCGAGCACCGGGACGTGGTCACGCAGTCGTTCGTACGGGCCCCGGCCGCGCCCCTGCGTGAGCTGTTCGCCGGGATGGACGCCCGCGGGGCCTGGCACGAGGTGGCCTGCCGCCTCGACGAGGGGTTCCAAATGGTGTCCGTGCGGGAGGACGAACTGGGGGCCTTCCAAGGGGAGTTGCGGTCGATCGGGGCGCTCCCGCTCTACGTGATGCGTCCTCCCATGCACTCCTCGCTGTTCACGGGACTGCGCGAGCTAGCGGCCCGCGAGGTCATCGACGCCCTGCCGCTGCGCGACCCGCTGCTGCCGCTGATCGCCGACCAGGACGGCACCGAACTGACCACCGCCGCCGGGCTGCGGCAGATGCTCCTGGACCACTTCGTACGCCCCGTCGACTGGCCCGCGACCCTGGACGCGCTGCGCGCCCGCGGCATCGAGCGGCTGGTGATCGCCGGCCCGGACGCCCTGTTCGGCCGCGTCGAGTCGGCGACCTCCCGCTTCGAGGTGGTCCCGGTCTCCCCGGAGCGGACGCCGCGCGCGCCGTCCACCCGGCCCGCGACGGCTACGGCTACGGCTGCGGCGGGTGTGTGA
- a CDS encoding acyl-CoA carboxylase subunit beta encodes MTVTEDTTSLAPMTQPPPRPDPRSRVALLELVKQTVREGPGPRATEQQWAKGKLTVHERLELLFDKGSFQEIEPLRRHRATGFGLENKRPYTDGVVTGWGTVEGRTVFVYAHDFRIFGGSLGEAHASKIHKVMDRALAAGAPLVALSDGAGARIQEGVTALAGYGGIFRRNVAASGVIPQISVMLGPCAGGAAYSPALTDYVFMVRGTSQMYITGPDVVQAVTGERISHDGLGGADVHATVSGAAHFAYEDEAECLAEVRYLLSMLPQNNRELPPAVRPDDSPTRRGEALLDLVPGDPGRSYDMRPVIGEIVDDGEIFEVHAGWATNIICALARLDGHVVGIVANQPASFAGVLDIHASEKAARFVQSCDAFSIPLVTLVDVPGFLPGREQEHGGVIRHGAKLLYSYCNATVPRISVILRKAYGGAYIVMDSQSIGADLTFAWPTNEIAVMGAEGAANVVFRREIAAAPDPEAARAQRIQQYQEELMHPYYAAERGLVDDVIDPADTRAVLIRSLAMLRAKHATMPSRKHGNQPV; translated from the coding sequence ATGACCGTGACCGAGGACACCACCTCACTCGCCCCCATGACCCAGCCCCCGCCGCGCCCCGACCCGCGCTCCCGGGTGGCCCTGCTCGAGCTGGTCAAGCAGACGGTGCGTGAGGGCCCCGGTCCGCGTGCCACCGAGCAGCAGTGGGCCAAGGGCAAGCTGACCGTCCACGAGCGCCTCGAACTGCTCTTCGACAAGGGGAGCTTCCAGGAGATCGAGCCGCTGCGCCGGCACCGGGCCACCGGCTTCGGGCTGGAGAACAAGCGGCCCTACACGGACGGCGTGGTCACCGGCTGGGGCACGGTGGAGGGCCGCACGGTCTTCGTCTACGCCCATGACTTCCGCATCTTCGGCGGCTCGCTCGGCGAGGCGCACGCCTCGAAGATCCACAAGGTGATGGACCGGGCGCTGGCCGCGGGCGCGCCCCTGGTGGCGCTGAGCGACGGCGCCGGCGCCCGCATCCAGGAGGGTGTCACCGCGCTCGCCGGGTACGGCGGCATCTTCCGCCGCAACGTCGCCGCGTCCGGGGTCATCCCGCAGATCAGCGTGATGCTCGGCCCGTGCGCCGGCGGCGCCGCGTACTCGCCTGCCCTCACCGACTATGTGTTCATGGTCCGCGGCACCTCGCAGATGTACATCACCGGCCCCGACGTGGTGCAGGCCGTCACCGGCGAGCGGATCAGCCACGACGGGCTCGGCGGTGCCGATGTGCACGCCACCGTCTCCGGCGCCGCGCACTTCGCGTACGAGGACGAGGCGGAGTGCCTGGCCGAGGTGCGCTATCTGCTGTCGATGCTGCCGCAGAACAACCGTGAACTGCCGCCCGCCGTACGGCCGGACGACTCCCCGACCCGCCGGGGCGAGGCCCTGCTCGACCTGGTGCCGGGCGACCCCGGACGCTCGTACGACATGCGTCCCGTCATCGGGGAGATCGTCGACGACGGCGAGATCTTCGAGGTGCACGCGGGCTGGGCCACCAACATCATCTGCGCCCTGGCCCGGCTCGACGGCCATGTCGTCGGTATCGTGGCCAACCAGCCGGCCTCCTTCGCGGGCGTCCTGGACATCCATGCCAGTGAAAAGGCGGCGAGGTTCGTCCAGTCCTGCGACGCCTTCAGCATCCCGCTGGTCACCCTCGTCGACGTCCCGGGCTTCCTGCCGGGCCGCGAGCAGGAGCACGGCGGCGTCATCCGCCACGGCGCCAAACTCCTCTACTCCTACTGCAACGCGACCGTCCCCCGGATATCGGTGATCCTGCGCAAGGCGTACGGCGGCGCGTACATCGTCATGGACAGCCAGTCCATCGGCGCCGACCTGACCTTCGCCTGGCCCACCAACGAGATCGCGGTGATGGGCGCGGAGGGCGCCGCGAACGTCGTCTTCCGCCGCGAGATCGCCGCCGCGCCGGACCCGGAGGCGGCACGCGCGCAGCGCATCCAGCAGTACCAGGAGGAACTGATGCACCCCTACTACGCCGCCGAACGCGGCCTGGTGGACGACGTCATCGACCCCGCGGACACCCGGGCCGTCCTCATCCGCTCCCTGGCGATGCTCCGTGCCAAGCACGCCACGATGCCGTCCCGCAAACACGGGAACCAGCCGGTATGA
- a CDS encoding acyl-CoA carboxylase epsilon subunit encodes MSTAEDHTVRVVRGDPDPEQLAAVTLVLLALLRGAEPATSPRPPTAGWVRGTHRLPGAWSEP; translated from the coding sequence ATGAGCACCGCCGAGGACCACACCGTCCGAGTCGTGCGCGGCGACCCCGACCCGGAACAACTGGCAGCCGTCACACTGGTCCTACTGGCCCTCCTGCGAGGCGCAGAGCCGGCCACCTCCCCGCGCCCCCCGACGGCAGGCTGGGTCCGGGGCACCCACCGCCTACCGGGCGCCTGGTCGGAGCCCTAG
- the metK gene encoding methionine adenosyltransferase codes for MSRRLFTSESVTEGHPDKIADQISDTILDALLAQDPTARVAVETLITTGQVHIAGEVTTSAYVDIPTLVRKTILGIGYDSSAKGFDGASCGVSVSIGAQSPDIAQGVDDAYETRVEGSSGASQADELDRQGAGDQGLMFGYACDETPELMPLPIALAHRLARRLAEVRKEGPVPYLRPDGKTQVTIEYEGDRPVRLDTVVVSSQHAPDISLDTLLVPDLRDHVVEPALAGLDLDTDGHRLLVNPTGRFEIGGPMGDAGLTGRKIIVDTYGGMARHGGGAFSGKDPSKVDRSGAYAMRWVAKNVVAAGLARRCEAQVAYAIGKAAPVGLFIETFGTETVPVERIQQAVTDVFDLRPAAIVRDLDLLRARYAQTAAYGHFGRTGADFTWEATDRADKLRQAATG; via the coding sequence GTGTCCCGTCGACTGTTCACCTCGGAGTCGGTGACCGAGGGTCATCCCGACAAAATCGCAGACCAAATCAGCGACACCATTCTCGACGCACTTCTCGCCCAGGACCCGACGGCCCGTGTCGCCGTGGAAACCCTGATCACCACCGGCCAGGTGCATATCGCCGGCGAAGTCACCACCTCCGCCTACGTCGATATTCCGACACTGGTCCGCAAGACGATTCTCGGCATCGGCTACGACTCGTCGGCGAAGGGATTCGACGGCGCGTCCTGCGGAGTCTCGGTCTCCATCGGCGCCCAGTCGCCCGACATCGCCCAGGGCGTGGACGACGCCTACGAGACCCGGGTGGAGGGCTCCTCCGGCGCCTCCCAGGCCGACGAACTCGACCGGCAGGGCGCCGGCGACCAGGGCCTGATGTTCGGCTACGCCTGCGACGAGACCCCCGAGCTGATGCCGCTGCCGATCGCGCTCGCGCACCGTCTCGCCCGCCGTCTCGCCGAGGTCCGCAAGGAGGGCCCGGTGCCCTATCTGCGCCCGGACGGCAAGACCCAGGTCACCATCGAGTACGAGGGCGACCGCCCGGTCCGCCTGGACACGGTCGTCGTCTCATCGCAGCACGCCCCCGACATCAGCCTGGACACACTGCTCGTGCCCGACCTCCGCGACCACGTCGTCGAACCGGCCCTGGCCGGCCTCGACCTGGACACGGACGGGCACCGGCTCCTGGTGAACCCCACGGGACGGTTCGAGATCGGCGGCCCGATGGGCGATGCGGGACTGACCGGACGGAAGATCATCGTCGACACGTACGGCGGCATGGCCCGCCACGGCGGCGGCGCGTTCTCCGGCAAGGACCCCTCCAAGGTGGACCGCAGCGGCGCGTACGCGATGCGTTGGGTCGCCAAGAACGTCGTCGCCGCCGGTCTCGCCCGGCGCTGCGAGGCGCAGGTCGCCTACGCCATCGGAAAGGCGGCCCCGGTCGGCCTGTTCATCGAGACGTTCGGCACCGAGACCGTACCCGTCGAGCGGATCCAGCAGGCCGTCACCGATGTCTTCGACCTGCGCCCGGCCGCGATCGTGCGGGACCTCGACCTGCTGCGCGCCCGCTATGCGCAGACCGCCGCGTACGGCCACTTCGGGCGCACCGGCGCCGACTTCACCTGGGAAGCCACCGACCGGGCGGACAAGCTCCGCCAAGCAGCCACCGGCTGA